From one Cyanobacterium stanieri PCC 7202 genomic stretch:
- a CDS encoding hypothetical protein (KEGG: lma:LmjF01.0460 hypothetical protein~SPTR: Putative uncharacterized protein) produces the protein MMPPLPRIREFRGQNQRYDAPCPELADLGGETDVMMPPLPPKFGGRNTENTILQSTRCGLVKHTTQVIG, from the coding sequence ATGATGCCCCCCCTGCCCAGAATTAGGGAATTTAGGGGGCAAAACCAACGTTATGATGCCCCCTGCCCAGAATTAGCGGATTTAGGGGGAGAAACCGACGTTATGATGCCCCCCCTGCCCCCCAAGTTTGGGGGGAGAAATACAGAAAATACCATATTACAAAGCACCCGCTGCGGTTTGGTCAAACACACCACCCAAGTGATTGGTTAA
- a CDS encoding putative transcriptional regulator, Crp/Fnr family (PFAM: Cyclic nucleotide-binding domain~COGs: COG0664 cAMP-binding protein - catabolite gene activator and regulatory subunit of cAMP-dependent protein kinase~InterPro IPR000595~KEGG: cyt:cce_4162 hypothetical protein~PFAM: cyclic nucleotide-binding~SMART: cyclic nucleotide-binding~SPTR: Putative uncharacterized protein) — translation MLEPGDLANLFFNNLKITTVPAGTVIFRAEEKGSLMYTLIKGEVDLIVNDQVVETIFEHDVFGQGALVQPDHTRASTAIARTDCEMGELDREKFIFLVQETPFFALEVIRSLSTRLRKMKGES, via the coding sequence ATGTTAGAACCTGGTGATCTCGCAAATCTGTTTTTTAATAATTTAAAAATTACCACAGTTCCTGCAGGAACTGTGATTTTTAGGGCTGAGGAAAAAGGCTCTTTGATGTACACTTTGATTAAGGGTGAAGTTGACCTGATAGTTAATGATCAGGTGGTAGAAACTATTTTTGAGCATGATGTTTTTGGGCAGGGGGCTTTGGTACAACCCGATCATACTCGGGCTTCTACGGCGATCGCCCGTACTGATTGCGAAATGGGAGAGTTGGACAGGGAGAAATTTATCTTTCTGGTACAGGAAACACCGTTTTTTGCCCTTGAAGTAATTCGCAGTCTTTCTACCCGTCTGCGTAAAATGAAAGGAGAGTCTTAG
- a CDS encoding GTP-binding protein Obg/CgtA (PFAM: GTPase of unknown function; GTP1/OBG~TIGRFAM: Obg family GTPase CgtA; small GTP-binding protein domain~COGs: COG0536 GTPase~InterProIPR014100:IPR006169:IPR002917:IPR006073:IPR 006074:IPR005225~KEGG: cyt:cce_1961 GTPase ObgE~PFAM: GTP1/OBG sub domain protein; GTP-binding protein HSR1-related~SPTR: GTP-binding protein, HSR1-related:GTP1/OBG subdomain;~TIGRFAM: GTP-binding protein Obg/CgtA; small GTP-binding protein) — translation MQFIDQVEVEVIAGKGGDGLVAFRREKYVPAGGPSGGNGGKGGSVILKAVTNLQTLLDFRYARQFKAEDGKRGGPNNRTGAGGKDRILEVPCGTMVYDMETGQLIYDLVADGDTFVVAKGGKGGLGNQHFLSNSNRAPEYALPGLEGEIKQIRLELKLLAEVGIIGLPNAGKSTFISAVSSAKPKVADYPFTTLVPNLGVVKKPTGDGTVFADIPGLIEGASEGIGLGHDFLRHIERTRLLLHLVDVNATDPLEDYHIIQEELRAYGRGLSDRVQILALNKIDSIDEETQQYLVEQFKAVTDAPIFLISAVTGAGCDRLLQTVWQELDQLAIDNEQLTMDN, via the coding sequence ATGCAATTTATAGATCAGGTAGAAGTAGAAGTAATCGCTGGTAAGGGCGGTGATGGTTTGGTGGCTTTTCGTCGAGAAAAGTATGTCCCCGCCGGGGGGCCTTCGGGGGGTAATGGTGGTAAGGGTGGCTCGGTAATTTTGAAGGCGGTAACTAATTTACAAACCCTCCTTGATTTTCGTTATGCTCGTCAATTTAAGGCGGAGGATGGCAAGAGAGGGGGGCCCAATAACCGCACGGGGGCAGGGGGTAAGGATCGCATTCTGGAGGTACCCTGTGGCACCATGGTATATGACATGGAGACGGGGCAGTTAATTTATGATTTGGTGGCAGATGGCGATACTTTTGTGGTGGCAAAAGGGGGCAAGGGTGGTTTAGGTAATCAACATTTTTTGAGCAATAGTAATCGGGCACCTGAGTATGCTTTACCGGGTTTGGAGGGGGAGATTAAACAAATTCGTCTGGAGTTGAAGTTATTGGCGGAGGTGGGTATTATCGGTTTACCCAATGCGGGTAAATCTACTTTTATCTCGGCGGTTTCTTCGGCAAAACCAAAGGTGGCGGATTATCCTTTTACTACCCTTGTACCTAATTTGGGGGTGGTCAAAAAACCGACAGGGGATGGTACTGTGTTTGCGGATATTCCCGGTTTAATTGAGGGTGCTTCTGAGGGCATTGGTTTGGGTCATGATTTTTTGCGTCACATCGAGCGCACCCGGTTATTGTTGCATTTGGTAGATGTGAATGCCACTGATCCTCTGGAGGATTATCATATTATTCAGGAGGAGTTGAGGGCTTATGGTCGTGGTTTGTCTGATCGTGTGCAGATTTTGGCTCTTAATAAGATTGATTCTATTGATGAGGAGACTCAGCAATATTTGGTGGAACAGTTTAAGGCTGTTACGGATGCTCCTATTTTCCTGATTTCGGCGGTAACTGGGGCAGGGTGCGATCGCCTCTTACAAACTGTATGGCAAGAGTTGGATCAATTAGCAATTGACAATGAACAATTGACAATGGACAATTAG
- a CDS encoding acetate kinase (PFAM: Acetokinase family~TIGRFAM: acetate kinase~COGs: COG0282 Acetate kinase~InterPro IPR004372:IPR000890~KEGG: cyp:PCC8801_3887 acetate kinase~PFAM: acetate and butyrate kinase~SPTR: Acetate kinase;~TIGRFAM: acetate kinase) yields MKILVLNAGSSSQKSCLYEINPHTDLSTPLEPLWEASIDWTVSQEYGLLKVFANGESRKIDLPLDDRGEGISIMLETITHGHTKVLSSLGEIDMVGHRIVHGGRSYSQSCIITPEVEQTIEDLIPLAPNHHPAHLEGIRAIAHILPNIPQMAVFDTAFHSTIPPQAKIYPLPYEWYEKGIQRYGFHGISHQYVSQRAGMILGKPLEDLKIISCHLGNGSSITAIKNGHSIDTSMGFTPLEGLMMGTRCGSIDPAILLHLMGEYGYDQEKLNHLLNQESGLLGISQVSADVRSVISAIANGNSQAKLALDIYIHRIQSVIGSMIPQLGGLDVLIFTAGVGEHSPLIREKICSSLSFLNLKLDLDKNNNKCVDQNIALDDSAVAVVAIKTQEDWAIALEALKIAQK; encoded by the coding sequence ATGAAAATATTAGTTCTCAATGCAGGTTCGAGCAGTCAAAAAAGTTGTCTTTATGAAATTAATCCCCATACAGATTTATCGACTCCCCTAGAACCTCTTTGGGAGGCTAGTATTGATTGGACGGTAAGCCAAGAGTATGGGTTACTGAAGGTTTTTGCCAATGGGGAAAGTCGCAAAATCGATCTACCCCTCGATGATCGGGGGGAGGGTATTTCCATCATGCTAGAAACTATTACCCATGGACATACCAAGGTGTTATCTAGCCTTGGGGAGATTGATATGGTAGGTCATCGCATTGTCCACGGTGGGCGGAGTTATTCCCAATCTTGTATCATTACCCCGGAGGTAGAACAAACCATTGAGGATTTAATTCCCCTTGCACCTAATCATCACCCTGCCCACCTCGAGGGGATTAGGGCGATCGCCCATATTCTACCCAATATCCCCCAAATGGCGGTATTTGACACGGCTTTTCATAGTACCATCCCCCCCCAAGCCAAAATTTATCCACTCCCCTATGAATGGTATGAGAAGGGGATTCAAAGGTATGGTTTTCATGGTATTTCCCACCAATATGTAAGTCAAAGGGCAGGGATGATTTTGGGGAAACCCCTGGAGGATTTAAAAATCATCTCCTGTCATCTGGGTAATGGTTCATCCATTACCGCTATCAAAAATGGTCATAGTATTGATACCAGTATGGGCTTTACCCCCCTAGAAGGTTTAATGATGGGTACCCGTTGCGGCTCTATCGACCCTGCCATTCTTCTTCACTTGATGGGTGAATATGGTTATGACCAAGAAAAACTTAATCATTTACTCAATCAAGAATCGGGTTTGTTAGGAATTTCTCAGGTGTCCGCTGATGTGCGTAGTGTGATTAGTGCGATCGCCAATGGTAACTCCCAAGCAAAATTAGCCCTTGACATCTACATTCACCGTATCCAATCCGTCATCGGTTCCATGATCCCTCAATTAGGAGGTTTAGATGTGCTCATCTTCACCGCAGGGGTAGGGGAACATTCTCCCCTGATTCGGGAAAAAATATGCTCCTCATTATCCTTCCTCAATTTAAAATTAGACCTTGACAAAAATAACAATAAATGCGTAGACCAAAATATTGCCTTAGATGATTCCGCCGTAGCAGTGGTAGCCATCAAAACACAAGAAGACTGGGCGATCGCCCTAGAAGCCTTGAAAATTGCCCAGAAATAA
- a CDS encoding amidophosphoribosyltransferase (PFAM: Phosphoribosyl transferase domain; Glutamine amidotransferases class-II~TIGRFAM: amidophosphoribosyltransferase~COGs: COG0034 Glutamine phosphoribosylpyrophosphate amidotransferase~InterPro IPR005854:IPR000583:IPR000836:IPR017932~KEGG: cyc:PCC7424_4318 amidophosphoribosyltransferase~PFAM: glutamine amidotransferase class-II; phosphoribosyltransferase~SPTR: PurF protein;~TIGRFAM: amidophosphoribosyltransferase), whose product MNSNHQLEYRPDKPEEACGVFGIYAPEENVAKLTYFGLYALQHRGQESAGIATFDGENCYCYKDMGLVSQVFNESILSNLTGQIAVGHTRYSTTGSSLQANAQPAVIDTRLGKLALAHNGNLVNAVDLRTELIKRDCQFITTTDSEMIAIMMGSEVDRGKDWLDAAISAFSWCKGAYSLVIATPQGVIGARDPNGIRPLVIGALEEENVTRYVLASETCALDIIGAEYLRDVEPGEMVWITEEGLSSYHWATPDQKLCVFEMIYFARPDSIVGNESLYAYRLRLGEQLAKESMVDVDLVMGVPDSGIPAAIGYSRQSGITYQEGLIKNRYVGRTFIQPTQHMREHGIKMKLNPLKDVLDGKRILIIDDSIVRGTTSRKIVRALRDAGATEVHMKISSPPVTHPCFYGIDTDSQDHLIAAKMSVKEIEKQIEVDSLSYLSEEGMLMVTKENPLHFCTACFNGNYPITIPDEIKRSKLILEKA is encoded by the coding sequence ATGAACTCTAACCATCAATTAGAATATCGCCCCGACAAACCCGAAGAAGCCTGTGGCGTATTTGGCATTTATGCCCCCGAGGAAAACGTTGCCAAATTAACCTATTTTGGACTCTATGCACTACAACACCGAGGACAAGAATCCGCAGGAATAGCCACCTTCGACGGCGAAAACTGCTACTGTTACAAAGATATGGGTCTAGTATCCCAAGTATTTAACGAGTCAATTCTCTCCAACCTCACCGGGCAAATAGCCGTCGGACATACCCGTTACTCCACCACAGGCTCAAGTTTACAAGCCAATGCCCAACCCGCAGTTATCGATACCCGTTTAGGAAAACTAGCCCTTGCCCACAACGGCAACCTCGTTAATGCAGTGGATTTGCGCACCGAATTAATCAAAAGAGATTGTCAATTTATCACCACCACCGACTCAGAAATGATTGCCATCATGATGGGTAGTGAGGTAGACAGGGGCAAAGATTGGTTAGATGCCGCTATCAGTGCCTTTTCTTGGTGCAAAGGAGCCTATAGTTTAGTCATCGCCACCCCCCAAGGAGTAATCGGGGCAAGGGATCCCAATGGTATCCGCCCCCTCGTTATCGGTGCCTTGGAAGAGGAAAATGTTACCCGCTACGTTTTGGCATCGGAAACCTGTGCGCTCGACATCATCGGTGCGGAATATCTCCGAGATGTGGAACCGGGAGAAATGGTTTGGATTACCGAAGAGGGTTTATCTTCCTATCATTGGGCAACCCCCGACCAAAAACTCTGTGTTTTTGAAATGATTTACTTTGCTCGTCCTGATAGTATTGTGGGTAATGAAAGCCTTTATGCCTATCGCCTACGCCTAGGGGAACAGTTGGCAAAAGAATCCATGGTGGATGTGGATTTGGTCATGGGAGTACCTGATTCTGGGATTCCTGCCGCCATTGGTTATTCCCGTCAAAGTGGCATTACCTACCAAGAGGGATTGATCAAAAATCGTTATGTGGGTAGAACTTTTATTCAACCTACCCAACACATGAGGGAGCATGGTATTAAGATGAAGCTAAATCCCCTTAAGGATGTGTTAGATGGCAAGAGAATTTTAATCATTGATGATTCCATTGTTAGGGGTACCACTAGCCGTAAAATTGTCCGTGCGCTCAGGGATGCAGGGGCTACAGAAGTACATATGAAGATTTCTTCTCCCCCTGTCACCCATCCTTGTTTTTATGGTATTGATACCGATAGCCAAGATCATCTCATTGCCGCTAAAATGTCGGTGAAGGAAATTGAAAAACAAATCGAAGTGGATTCCCTTAGTTATCTATCGGAGGAAGGAATGTTGATGGTGACCAAGGAAAATCCTTTACATTTCTGTACGGCTTGTTTTAATGGTAATTATCCCATTACTATTCCTGACGAAATTAAACGCTCTAAGCTAATTTTAGAAAAAGCATAA
- a CDS encoding Phosphoglycerate mutase (PFAM: Phosphoglycerate mutase family~COGs: COG0406 Fructose-2 6-bisphosphatase~InterPro IPR013078:IPR001345~KEGG: cyt:cce_2454 phosphoglycerate mutase~PFAM: Phosphoglycerate mutase~SPTR: Phosphoglycerate mutase) — MTTRVIIVRHGQSSYNAQRMIQGRCDESVITEKGREQANLLAKTLSKVNFAGFYSSPLQRARETADIIRQANQHNPSLTVLEKLREINLPLWEKWKKEDVQNQFPQEYKTWKEKPHQLKMEVDGKEFYPVLDLYAQAQEFWRVIIPKHQGETIFIAAHNGINRCLIMTALGIPPSHYHSIQQSNCCINVLNFTGNFGDSVQLESLNQTAHLGTPIPDFRPQKGSVLRLLLVRHGETEWNRMSRFQGVKDIPLNDNGRKQAQKAGDFLKDVSIDFGVTSPLSRPKETAEIILQHHPEVALTTKKDLEEISHGSWEGKLEAEIEADYPGLLQEWKDKPETVQMPEGENLQQVWDRAIQAWQEVVKENLDPNQSKTGIVVAHDAINKVIICYLLGLQASNFWNIKQGNGAVTVVDYPQGVDGMPVLQAINLTNHLGGVFDQTAAGAL, encoded by the coding sequence ATGACTACTCGTGTAATTATCGTTCGTCATGGGCAAAGTAGCTACAATGCACAAAGAATGATTCAAGGGCGCTGTGATGAATCAGTGATCACGGAAAAAGGAAGAGAACAAGCCAACCTATTAGCCAAAACCCTAAGTAAAGTAAACTTTGCAGGTTTTTATAGTAGTCCTCTCCAAAGGGCAAGGGAAACCGCAGACATTATCAGACAGGCAAACCAGCATAATCCTAGTTTGACAGTATTAGAAAAATTAAGAGAAATCAACTTGCCCCTCTGGGAAAAATGGAAAAAAGAAGACGTACAAAACCAATTTCCCCAAGAATATAAAACTTGGAAAGAAAAACCCCACCAGTTAAAAATGGAAGTAGATGGGAAAGAATTTTATCCCGTCCTCGACTTATACGCCCAAGCCCAAGAATTTTGGCGGGTAATCATCCCCAAACACCAAGGAGAAACCATTTTTATTGCCGCCCACAATGGCATCAACCGCTGTTTAATCATGACAGCTTTGGGCATTCCTCCCAGTCATTATCACAGCATCCAGCAGTCCAACTGTTGTATCAACGTACTTAACTTTACAGGTAATTTCGGCGATTCCGTGCAATTGGAATCCCTGAACCAAACCGCCCACTTAGGCACTCCCATCCCCGATTTTCGTCCTCAAAAGGGTTCTGTGTTACGCCTCTTGTTGGTACGCCACGGAGAAACAGAATGGAATAGAATGTCTCGTTTCCAAGGGGTGAAAGACATTCCCCTCAATGATAACGGTAGAAAACAAGCCCAAAAAGCAGGGGATTTCCTCAAAGATGTATCCATTGATTTTGGTGTCACAAGTCCCCTTTCTCGCCCCAAAGAAACCGCCGAAATCATTTTGCAACATCATCCCGAAGTTGCTTTGACCACCAAAAAAGATTTAGAAGAAATTTCCCACGGTTCATGGGAGGGTAAACTAGAGGCGGAAATTGAGGCGGACTATCCCGGACTATTACAAGAGTGGAAAGATAAACCCGAAACCGTACAAATGCCAGAAGGGGAAAACTTACAACAGGTATGGGATCGAGCGATTCAGGCTTGGCAAGAAGTGGTCAAGGAAAATTTAGATCCTAATCAGAGTAAAACAGGTATCGTAGTTGCCCATGATGCTATTAATAAGGTAATTATTTGTTATCTCTTGGGTTTACAGGCAAGTAATTTTTGGAATATTAAACAGGGTAACGGCGCTGTGACGGTGGTAGATTACCCTCAAGGAGTTGATGGTATGCCTGTTTTACAAGCCATTAATTTAACCAATCACTTGGGTGGTGTGTTTGACCAAACCGCAGCGGGTGCTTTGTAA